A section of the Deltaproteobacteria bacterium genome encodes:
- a CDS encoding tetratricopeptide repeat protein, protein MRYPKRLVFLALLSALTIFLSQCARNQAASKPRLLSKSEFADFSEAYSSWSDRRSSSKTEGLSDEQLEALADMFSRLGEYESSLFNYLQLLKDQPENYHLMYKIGVIFLLRGQLKAAQKMFAQVLLHQPDMLEAHEALGLINLLSKQYSKAINEFRLVLDSDSQRQKARYFLGITYLGAGEPRKAISELEAAARFNPDNLATIIALGRAHNELKQYQQAITWLDKGKSLDPKNVKINRQLGIALAGLKRYREALQAFQQAGDEAQAYNNIGVYYFMDGKYEEAAKCFQLALELSPTFYDNAKANLDRALKKLNENKPVPDPT, encoded by the coding sequence ATGAGGTACCCCAAGCGTCTGGTTTTCTTGGCTTTACTATCAGCTCTGACGATTTTCCTTAGTCAATGCGCTCGTAACCAGGCTGCTTCTAAGCCGCGTCTCCTAAGCAAAAGTGAATTCGCTGATTTTAGTGAGGCTTACAGTTCGTGGAGTGATCGGCGTTCCTCTTCAAAGACCGAGGGGTTATCCGATGAACAGCTAGAAGCCTTGGCAGACATGTTTTCCCGCCTCGGGGAATACGAAAGCTCTTTATTCAACTACCTGCAACTCCTTAAAGACCAGCCGGAAAATTACCATCTGATGTATAAAATTGGAGTGATATTTCTCCTCCGAGGGCAGTTGAAGGCTGCCCAGAAAATGTTTGCCCAGGTTTTGCTCCACCAGCCAGACATGCTGGAAGCTCATGAAGCCCTGGGTCTGATCAACTTGTTGAGCAAACAATATTCTAAGGCGATTAACGAATTTCGCCTAGTCCTGGATAGCGATTCCCAGCGACAAAAGGCCCGTTATTTTTTGGGAATCACCTATTTGGGCGCCGGTGAGCCCCGAAAGGCCATATCCGAACTTGAAGCTGCGGCTCGATTCAATCCAGACAATTTAGCTACCATTATTGCCTTGGGTCGCGCTCATAATGAGCTGAAACAATATCAACAGGCTATTACATGGTTAGATAAGGGGAAGAGTCTGGATCCCAAAAACGTTAAAATCAATCGTCAACTCGGCATTGCGCTGGCCGGGTTAAAACGTTATCGGGAGGCGCTACAGGCTTTTCAACAGGCCGGTGACGAAGCGCAGGCTTACAATAACATCGGCGTTTATTACTTTATGGATGGAAAATACGAAGAAGCCGCCAAGTGCTTCCAGTTGGCCCTGGAATTGAGCCCGACCTTTTATGATAACGCCAAAGCCAATCTTGACCGGGCCCTAAAAAAGTTAAATGAAAATAAACCCGTACCTGACCCGACTTAG
- a CDS encoding tetratricopeptide repeat protein, with the protein MARNRLGNTKFIGRIKDYLKSAVILLIVGFLTSGCGNRPIYNSWLKQFSTHVRPYYGDINRLQQNARYFKMIGKPELAIKDLEEAHRQCPEDLKVINILARTYDELGEFDRAQELYQQGLAQQSKNPAMINNLGFSYYLAGKFQQAEDCFRKVLVHEPNNLLARNNLGLLLCRQERLEEARQLWTEIDGQAQAQKKMKEVLAMLGMRAPEIYAQKSPSRPISAPSSMEPGNFPISEAKKVAAKEPSHEVRSEPEKQPMAAKEKPVVSVEPSPSRVVTSKNIQSAAIEQKPYQSADITAKLEEPSISPKATPVATESVRPDEITVSKPERSETTDQQAPKLPILTAQELLETAIDIRNGNGVKNMARDTRSRLSLEGFNVVSIANHIDFGARKTLIYYRPGKDRVVKVLSRKFFPVAKAEESLNLPSWSDVKIILGHDLVPQNTFLAKLAKWVE; encoded by the coding sequence ATGGCCAGAAATAGATTGGGGAATACTAAATTTATCGGGAGGATAAAAGATTACCTAAAATCAGCCGTAATTCTGCTGATAGTTGGCTTTTTAACCAGCGGCTGCGGCAATCGACCGATCTATAATAGCTGGCTGAAGCAGTTCTCCACCCATGTACGTCCATATTATGGAGATATCAACAGGTTACAGCAAAATGCCCGCTATTTTAAAATGATCGGCAAACCTGAACTGGCCATTAAGGATTTGGAAGAAGCCCATCGTCAGTGCCCTGAAGATCTAAAAGTGATAAATATTCTGGCCCGAACCTACGACGAATTGGGAGAATTTGACCGGGCCCAAGAGCTCTATCAGCAAGGTCTGGCTCAGCAGAGCAAAAACCCTGCGATGATCAATAATCTCGGTTTTTCTTATTATCTGGCGGGCAAATTCCAGCAGGCTGAAGATTGTTTTCGGAAGGTCTTGGTTCATGAACCCAATAATCTATTAGCCCGTAATAATTTGGGATTACTATTATGTCGTCAAGAGCGTCTGGAAGAAGCTCGTCAACTGTGGACAGAAATTGATGGGCAAGCCCAGGCCCAGAAAAAGATGAAGGAAGTTCTGGCCATGCTGGGTATGAGAGCCCCTGAGATCTACGCTCAAAAGTCGCCATCGAGGCCGATCTCAGCCCCGAGCAGCATGGAGCCAGGAAACTTTCCCATTTCAGAGGCCAAAAAAGTCGCTGCCAAAGAACCATCCCACGAGGTAAGGTCTGAGCCAGAGAAACAACCCATGGCTGCAAAGGAAAAACCAGTCGTTTCCGTGGAACCAAGCCCTTCCAGAGTTGTCACTTCAAAGAATATCCAATCTGCAGCCATAGAGCAAAAACCTTACCAATCGGCTGATATCACTGCAAAATTAGAAGAACCGAGCATCTCTCCAAAGGCAACTCCGGTCGCTACTGAATCCGTAAGACCTGACGAAATTACCGTGTCGAAGCCTGAAAGATCGGAGACGACAGACCAGCAAGCACCCAAGTTACCTATATTAACTGCTCAGGAGCTTTTGGAAACTGCCATCGACATCCGCAACGGCAACGGCGTAAAGAATATGGCTCGAGACACTCGGTCCAGGTTATCCCTGGAAGGATTCAACGTAGTATCCATAGCCAATCACATAGATTTTGGCGCCAGGAAAACTTTAATTTATTATCGTCCTGGCAAAGATAGAGTGGTTAAGGTCTTGTCCCGCAAATTCTTCCCGGTTGCCAAAGCCGAGGAATCGCTGAACTTGCCCAGCTGGTCGGATGTTAAGATTATACTGGGCCATGATCTGGTTCCGCAAAATACTTTTCTGGCTAAATTAGCCAAATGGGTAGAATAG
- a CDS encoding type II secretion system F family protein, with protein MDWVILGAIIITVTLFTYGFLTYWDSRRKLKERLKNPEKTLSTALRGRGEEESPAQKRFLELLSFSGQWALKDQQEVSRLRASLINAGYRHPNAPAIYFGLRVLTALLLPFPFLAYCVIQGKITTINLIIAFWFAGMGFFLPTYLLRVKIRKRQDRLDKALPDVLDLIIICMEAGLSLNGTLNRVAEEIRGIYKDFYNELLITTIEIRTGIPWHEALNNLGQRTGVQSVRSLVALMIQSDRLGASIAQALRTHADFVRVQRALRAEEQASKLAVKLLFPLICFIFPAMFIVILGPAVIRISKILLPTLGQ; from the coding sequence ATGGATTGGGTCATCTTAGGTGCCATAATCATTACTGTTACCCTTTTTACCTATGGGTTTTTGACTTATTGGGATAGTCGCCGGAAATTAAAAGAACGTCTTAAAAACCCAGAAAAAACTCTCTCCACAGCTTTACGTGGGAGAGGTGAGGAAGAAAGTCCTGCCCAAAAAAGATTTTTAGAACTGCTTTCCTTTTCCGGCCAATGGGCCTTAAAAGATCAGCAGGAGGTTTCCAGACTGAGGGCCAGCCTGATCAATGCTGGCTATCGCCATCCAAATGCCCCGGCCATTTATTTCGGACTGCGAGTCCTAACTGCTTTACTTCTCCCTTTTCCTTTCCTGGCTTACTGTGTCATACAGGGTAAAATAACGACGATAAATTTAATCATCGCCTTTTGGTTCGCAGGGATGGGTTTCTTCCTGCCTACTTATCTCCTGCGAGTAAAAATCCGTAAGCGTCAAGATCGCCTGGACAAAGCCCTACCGGATGTCTTAGACCTGATTATCATCTGTATGGAGGCGGGATTGTCTCTGAACGGCACCCTTAATCGGGTGGCGGAGGAAATTCGCGGGATTTACAAAGATTTCTATAATGAGTTGCTCATTACCACTATCGAGATTCGTACTGGGATTCCTTGGCATGAAGCTTTAAATAATTTAGGTCAACGAACTGGGGTACAAAGTGTCAGATCACTAGTGGCACTGATGATCCAGTCTGACCGGCTGGGCGCCAGTATAGCTCAGGCATTGCGCACTCATGCAGATTTTGTCCGGGTCCAGCGGGCTTTGAGGGCTGAAGAGCAGGCCAGCAAATTGGCAGTGAAGCTTTTATTTCCTCTAATATGTTTCATATTTCCAGCCATGTTTATTGTTATCCTCGGGCCGGCAGTCATCCGTATTAGTAAAATCCTATTACCAACATTAGGACAATGA